A window from Armatimonas rosea encodes these proteins:
- a CDS encoding APC family permease: MTGNSQPPVGFARRLLLGAPLSSDHAEHTLLRKLVALPVFASDAISSVAYASQQIILALGGAGLWMAGQSATYGHYTLLITGLIVLLLGIVVMSYWQTVFAYPSGGGSYIVSKENLGTMPGLIAAAALLIDYVLTVSVSIAAGIQNLKDVPLFAHAHISEHLVLYCLLAIGVLTYANLRGLKESGTVFAPPTYAFVGLCYLMIFLGIAGPFLGWQFHPEYVNQEWGAGKAAETLGLVVLMKAFANGCSAMTGTEAVSNGIPAFQGNKSKNAALTLLAMGLILGSLFLGISFLAVKFHVVYWEENGKTANAVIDQLSGAIFGKTGKFAFLYVATQLATALILVLAANTAYADFPRLASILSKDKFLPRQLSNVGDRLVFNNGIVMLGVFAALLIVVKKGSVDALIPLYAIGVFLAFTLSQTGMVLHWKSEKSPGWGRKAAINGIGAVATFLVLLDIAFEKFTEGAWIVILLMAALVMLFRKIHRHYCDIASQLRLTKLSPIAAPTVNTVVLLVPSVHRGVLPALAYARSLSPEVRAVHVGLNPEKLDALRQEWAQVAGEIPLIVLPSPYRMLVPPLLEYLQTVQDERTDDMVMVILPEAVPTRWWHHLLHNQTGFRLKLALLSRPDLVVTNVRYPLQRGD, translated from the coding sequence ATGACTGGAAACTCGCAACCGCCCGTGGGCTTCGCTCGCCGACTCCTCCTGGGCGCTCCCCTCTCCTCAGACCACGCGGAGCACACACTGCTTCGTAAGCTGGTCGCCCTCCCTGTCTTCGCCTCCGATGCGATCTCGTCGGTGGCGTATGCATCGCAGCAGATTATCCTCGCCCTGGGTGGCGCTGGCCTCTGGATGGCAGGCCAGAGCGCGACCTACGGCCACTACACGCTCCTGATCACCGGGCTGATTGTCTTGCTCCTCGGAATTGTGGTGATGAGCTACTGGCAGACAGTCTTTGCCTACCCGAGCGGCGGCGGGAGCTACATCGTGAGCAAGGAGAACCTTGGCACGATGCCGGGCCTGATCGCCGCCGCCGCGCTGCTGATCGACTATGTTCTTACGGTCTCGGTCTCGATCGCGGCGGGGATTCAGAACCTCAAGGACGTCCCTCTCTTCGCCCACGCCCATATCAGCGAGCACTTGGTTCTCTACTGCCTGCTGGCCATTGGGGTGCTGACCTACGCCAACCTGCGCGGGCTGAAGGAGTCGGGGACGGTGTTTGCGCCGCCGACCTACGCCTTTGTTGGCCTCTGCTATCTCATGATCTTTCTGGGAATCGCGGGCCCGTTTCTCGGCTGGCAGTTCCACCCAGAGTACGTGAACCAGGAGTGGGGCGCGGGCAAGGCGGCGGAGACCCTGGGGCTGGTCGTGCTGATGAAGGCCTTTGCCAACGGTTGCTCCGCGATGACCGGCACCGAGGCGGTGAGCAATGGCATTCCCGCCTTTCAGGGCAATAAGTCCAAGAACGCGGCACTCACGCTGCTGGCGATGGGGCTGATCCTGGGGAGCCTCTTTCTGGGCATCTCGTTTCTGGCGGTGAAGTTCCACGTGGTCTACTGGGAGGAGAACGGCAAGACCGCCAATGCCGTGATCGACCAGCTCTCGGGGGCGATCTTTGGCAAGACCGGCAAGTTTGCCTTTCTCTATGTCGCCACCCAGCTCGCCACCGCCCTGATCCTCGTGCTGGCGGCCAACACCGCCTACGCCGACTTCCCGCGCCTGGCATCCATTCTCTCCAAAGATAAGTTCCTGCCGCGCCAGCTCAGCAATGTTGGGGACCGGCTGGTCTTTAACAATGGGATTGTGATGCTGGGGGTCTTTGCCGCGTTGCTGATTGTCGTGAAGAAAGGCAGTGTCGATGCGCTGATCCCGCTCTACGCCATCGGGGTGTTTCTGGCCTTTACCCTCTCGCAGACTGGGATGGTGCTCCACTGGAAGAGCGAGAAGAGCCCGGGCTGGGGGCGCAAGGCGGCGATCAATGGGATTGGCGCGGTGGCAACTTTCCTAGTCCTGCTGGATATCGCCTTCGAGAAGTTCACCGAGGGTGCGTGGATCGTCATCCTGCTCATGGCGGCGCTGGTCATGCTCTTTCGCAAGATCCACCGCCACTACTGCGATATCGCCAGCCAGCTCCGCCTCACCAAGCTCTCCCCCATCGCGGCCCCGACCGTCAATACGGTCGTATTGCTCGTACCCTCGGTGCACCGTGGCGTGCTCCCCGCGCTCGCCTACGCCCGCTCGCTCTCGCCGGAGGTGCGTGCGGTCCATGTCGGTCTGAACCCCGAGAAGCTCGATGCGCTCCGCCAGGAGTGGGCTCAGGTGGCGGGAGAGATTCCCCTGATCGTCCTGCCCTCGCCCTACCGCATGCTGGTTCCGCCCTTGTTGGAGTACCTGCAGACTGTCCAGGACGAGCGCACCGACGATATGGTCATGGTGATCCTCCCGGAGGCGGTCCCGACCCGCTGGTGGCACCACCTCCTGCACAACCAGACCGGGTTTCGGCTCAAGCTCGCGCTGCTCTCGCGCCCCGATCTGGTGGTCACCAACGTCCGTTATCCGCTCCAGCGCGGAGACTAG
- a CDS encoding sensor histidine kinase — translation MQNLRRQLLLSHLLLIGLMLLLLAGGVLRFFHLGRSIDRVLDANVKSVLLMQQTKDALSAQPVRLPEAAFAIQQELGNITEPGEGELAEALRDGFDALRTGTGDRKQVSAKAQEILELNLAAMRRADAEAKHEARQSALLGAAATVGAAVLAVLLARRAVQGALLPLVSLARQAEEVGEGRLNQRIELTRSDEIGTLARAFNGMSEKLAEARAALEARLIRAERMNDAALESLYDPVIVTDAAGRLVHLNRAAESLLGQPLGTRLGEARLAQAVDTALQEGKTVAPDDSSALVGLKDKTFRLRVSPMRTESEPLGAVIVLEDITSLQEVDRLKTEFISVASHELRTPVTSLLLSVQLLQEGAVGTLTAPQSQLIQAQRDDLERLERLLRELLDLTKLESGASPPQLEAVAARSLCTAALDGIRAEAGAQGVSLAVGTLTETLVWADTGQLTRVLTNLLGNAIRHTPRGGTVTLEARELPSEVIVTVSDTGSGIPQEYLSEIFGRFTQVPGATRGGAGLGLSLAKAIVEAHGGTIAAQSAGVGKGSAFIFTLPRTEKTRE, via the coding sequence ATGCAAAACCTCCGACGCCAGCTCTTGCTTAGCCACTTGCTCCTGATTGGGCTGATGCTTCTGCTACTCGCGGGCGGCGTCCTGCGCTTCTTCCATCTCGGGCGCTCCATCGACCGGGTCTTGGATGCCAATGTCAAGAGTGTCCTGCTCATGCAGCAGACCAAAGACGCGCTCAGTGCCCAGCCCGTGCGCCTCCCCGAGGCGGCGTTTGCGATCCAGCAAGAGCTCGGGAACATCACCGAGCCCGGTGAGGGGGAGCTGGCAGAGGCACTGAGGGACGGTTTTGACGCGCTCCGAACGGGCACCGGCGATCGAAAGCAGGTTAGTGCCAAGGCGCAGGAGATCCTGGAGCTCAACCTCGCCGCGATGCGCCGCGCCGATGCCGAGGCCAAGCACGAGGCGCGACAGTCCGCGCTCCTCGGGGCCGCGGCGACTGTTGGCGCGGCGGTGCTCGCCGTGCTCTTGGCCCGTCGGGCTGTTCAAGGGGCGCTCCTGCCGCTGGTCTCGCTCGCTCGCCAGGCCGAGGAGGTTGGCGAGGGACGGCTCAACCAGCGGATCGAGCTCACCCGCAGCGATGAGATCGGCACCCTGGCCCGGGCCTTCAACGGCATGTCCGAGAAGCTCGCCGAGGCACGGGCGGCGCTGGAGGCACGACTGATCCGCGCCGAGCGCATGAACGATGCCGCCCTGGAGAGCCTCTACGATCCCGTGATTGTCACCGATGCGGCCGGGCGGCTGGTCCACCTCAATCGTGCGGCCGAGAGCCTACTGGGGCAACCCCTCGGCACGCGGCTCGGCGAGGCGCGGCTGGCACAGGCCGTGGACACCGCGCTCCAGGAGGGCAAGACGGTCGCCCCCGACGATAGCTCGGCGCTGGTGGGGCTCAAGGACAAGACCTTCCGCCTCCGTGTCAGCCCGATGCGCACGGAGAGCGAGCCCCTCGGCGCAGTGATCGTCCTGGAGGATATCACCTCGCTTCAGGAAGTAGACCGCCTCAAGACCGAGTTCATCAGTGTGGCCTCGCACGAGCTCCGAACCCCCGTGACCAGCCTGCTCCTCTCGGTCCAGCTCCTCCAGGAGGGAGCGGTTGGGACCCTCACGGCACCCCAGAGCCAGCTGATCCAAGCCCAGCGCGACGATCTTGAGCGCCTGGAGCGGCTCCTGCGAGAACTGCTGGACCTGACCAAGCTAGAGAGCGGTGCGAGCCCACCCCAGCTGGAGGCAGTTGCCGCACGCTCCCTCTGCACGGCGGCGCTTGACGGGATTCGTGCGGAGGCGGGCGCACAAGGAGTCTCCCTGGCGGTTGGGACACTAACCGAGACCTTGGTTTGGGCAGACACAGGGCAGCTCACGCGGGTTCTCACCAACCTCCTGGGCAACGCCATCCGGCACACGCCCCGCGGCGGCACCGTGACCCTCGAGGCACGTGAGCTGCCATCGGAAGTGATTGTTACGGTCTCGGACACGGGGAGCGGGATTCCCCAGGAGTATCTGAGCGAGATCTTCGGGCGCTTTACCCAGGTGCCCGGAGCCACCCGCGGCGGGGCAGGACTTGGCCTCTCCCTCGCCAAAGCCATTGTCGAGGCGCACGGCGGCACGATCGCCGCCCAGAGCGCTGGTGTCGGCAAGGGAAGTGCCTTTATCTTCACCTTGCCCCGAACAGAGAAAACACGAGAGTAA
- a CDS encoding sigma-54-dependent transcriptional regulator, which translates to MAKLLIIDDESNIRLMLRLALEHVGHTVEQAGDGIEGLEKFGQGAGWDLVLLDHRMPGMEGIDVLRELRRRNPHARVVMITAFGTVDLASEAIRAGATDFLRKPFTIEVLREAVEAALSERPHLPHIANAAPQPSLSFERLGINGYRLASLPGLEHHPDQSVTKVFSVQKTEGAGRACRVTLTAAAVEQVRQHALGSPLPGGDTFWEALCGEALANYLWQNVTLPTGGQLLVEELTSGLRRWVDAVVQTAGAVA; encoded by the coding sequence ATGGCAAAGCTACTAATTATCGACGATGAGAGCAATATCCGGCTGATGCTTCGGCTCGCCCTCGAGCATGTGGGGCACACGGTTGAGCAGGCGGGCGACGGCATCGAGGGCCTAGAAAAGTTCGGGCAGGGCGCGGGCTGGGACCTGGTCCTGCTCGATCACCGCATGCCGGGAATGGAGGGAATCGATGTCTTGCGCGAGCTGCGCCGACGAAATCCCCACGCGCGGGTGGTGATGATCACGGCCTTTGGGACGGTCGATCTGGCATCGGAGGCGATCCGGGCAGGCGCGACCGACTTCCTGCGAAAGCCCTTCACGATCGAGGTGCTGCGCGAGGCGGTCGAGGCGGCCCTGAGCGAGCGCCCCCACCTGCCCCATATCGCCAATGCCGCCCCCCAGCCCAGCCTCTCGTTTGAGCGCCTCGGGATCAACGGCTACCGCCTCGCCAGCCTCCCCGGCCTGGAGCACCACCCCGATCAGAGCGTCACCAAGGTCTTCAGTGTCCAGAAAACCGAGGGGGCGGGTCGTGCGTGCCGGGTGACTCTCACGGCGGCGGCGGTGGAGCAGGTTCGCCAGCACGCGCTTGGAAGCCCCCTCCCTGGCGGTGATACGTTTTGGGAGGCGCTCTGTGGCGAGGCGCTCGCCAACTACCTCTGGCAGAATGTCACCCTCCCCACGGGCGGCCAGCTACTGGTGGAGGAGCTGACATCGGGGCTGCGCCGCTGGGTCGATGCAGTGGTTCAGACAGCGGGAGCGGTGGCCTAA
- the kdpA gene encoding potassium-transporting ATPase subunit KdpA, producing MTPHGALQIALYCLVLLALTKPVGAYMARVFSGEVTWLKPVERRWYQLLGVRDDEEMPWQTYSQALLVFSAIGMLFTYALLRLQGQLPLNPQGFSGKEMTPDLAFNTAASFTTNTNWQSYVPEATVSYFSNMVALAIHNWMSAAAGIAVALALVRGFARRQTVGLGSFWVDVTRATLCVLLPGCFVYALFLVSQGVPQNFDAYTKVTTLEGTAQTLAQGPVASQECIKMLGTNGGGFFNANSAHPYENPTPLTNFVQMLSIFLIPAGLTYTFGRLVGNTRQGWALFGAMAALFLVGVVACYGAEAAGNNLEGKETRFGIVGSALFAVVTTDASCGAVNAMHDSFTPLGGLVPLVNIQLGEVVFGGVGAGLYGMLMFAVLAVFIAGLMVGRTPEYLGKKIEQYEVKMAMLATLVLAASTLLFTAVGVSVSALSSTTNNAGAHGLSEVLYAYTSATGNNGSAFAGLTANSPAWNVTLGVAMLAGRFLMIVPLLAMAGSLAKKKLTPATSGTFPTDGGTFTALLIGVVVIVGALTYLPALALGPIVEHFQWQAGKAF from the coding sequence ATGACACCCCATGGAGCGCTTCAGATAGCGCTGTACTGCCTGGTCCTGCTCGCTCTCACAAAGCCCGTCGGTGCCTACATGGCGCGGGTATTCTCGGGCGAGGTGACTTGGCTCAAGCCGGTGGAGAGGCGCTGGTACCAGCTACTGGGCGTGCGCGACGATGAGGAGATGCCGTGGCAGACCTATAGCCAAGCGTTGCTTGTGTTCAGCGCGATAGGCATGCTTTTCACCTACGCCCTGCTACGCCTGCAAGGCCAACTGCCCCTGAACCCGCAGGGATTCTCGGGGAAGGAGATGACACCCGATCTCGCCTTCAACACCGCCGCGAGCTTTACGACCAACACCAACTGGCAGAGCTACGTGCCGGAGGCGACGGTCTCCTACTTCTCCAATATGGTCGCGCTGGCGATCCACAACTGGATGAGCGCTGCGGCAGGGATCGCGGTTGCGCTAGCGCTGGTGCGAGGTTTTGCACGCCGCCAGACGGTAGGGCTGGGCTCGTTCTGGGTGGACGTGACCCGAGCGACTCTCTGTGTGCTCTTGCCTGGGTGCTTTGTCTACGCGCTGTTTCTGGTCAGCCAGGGCGTGCCACAAAACTTCGATGCCTACACAAAAGTGACCACGCTGGAGGGCACGGCGCAGACACTAGCACAGGGCCCGGTGGCATCGCAGGAGTGCATCAAGATGCTGGGGACCAACGGGGGCGGCTTCTTCAACGCCAACTCGGCGCATCCCTACGAGAACCCGACTCCGCTCACCAACTTTGTCCAGATGCTCTCGATCTTTCTGATCCCGGCAGGCCTCACCTACACCTTTGGCAGGCTTGTCGGCAACACCCGGCAGGGCTGGGCGCTCTTTGGGGCGATGGCGGCACTCTTTCTTGTGGGCGTCGTGGCCTGCTACGGAGCAGAGGCGGCGGGAAACAACCTAGAGGGGAAAGAGACGCGCTTTGGGATTGTCGGCTCGGCGCTCTTTGCCGTGGTCACCACCGATGCATCGTGTGGGGCGGTCAATGCGATGCACGACTCCTTTACGCCGCTGGGAGGCCTCGTGCCCTTGGTCAATATCCAGCTCGGCGAGGTGGTCTTTGGTGGAGTCGGGGCGGGGCTCTATGGGATGCTGATGTTCGCGGTGCTTGCGGTGTTTATCGCGGGACTGATGGTGGGACGCACCCCCGAGTACCTGGGCAAGAAGATCGAGCAGTATGAGGTCAAGATGGCGATGCTGGCGACCTTGGTGCTCGCCGCGTCCACATTGCTCTTTACCGCAGTGGGCGTGAGTGTCTCGGCGCTCTCTAGCACGACCAACAACGCCGGGGCACACGGCCTCAGTGAAGTTCTCTATGCCTACACATCGGCGACCGGCAACAATGGCTCGGCGTTTGCGGGGCTGACGGCAAACTCCCCCGCGTGGAACGTGACCTTGGGAGTCGCGATGCTCGCCGGGCGCTTTTTGATGATTGTCCCCCTGCTTGCGATGGCGGGAAGCCTTGCGAAAAAGAAGCTCACGCCCGCAACCTCGGGGACATTTCCTACCGATGGTGGGACATTCACGGCGCTCTTGATCGGAGTGGTGGTGATTGTCGGTGCTCTCACCTATCTCCCGGCACTTGCCCTGGGGCCAATCGTGGAGCACTTCCAGTGGCAGGCAGGAAAGGCGTTTTAG
- the kdpB gene encoding potassium-transporting ATPase subunit KdpB produces the protein MSTKKSSLLDPTIVRAALREALIKLNPRLVAKNPVMFVVELGSALSTLYFIKELVTHSGNPAFTGQVSLWLWFTVLFANFAEAMAEGRGKAQADSLRKTKTQTSARKLTGGKESKVNATELRKGDLVVCEAGDLIPGDGIVMEGIASVDESAITGESAPVIRESGGDRDAVTGGTRVLSDRIVVQISVNPGEGFIDRMIALVEGAQRQKTPNEIALSILLAGLTIVFLLAVVTLQPLAHYSVRSAGQGQVPTITVLIALLVCLIPTTIGGLLSAIGIAGMDRVMQHNVLAMSGKAVEAAGDVNTLLLDKTGTITYGNRQAAEFLPIPGVTIERLARAAYLSSLADETPEGRSIVQLAREKYGVPDQALPDAEFVPFTAQTRMSGVDSASYTVRKGATDSIKKLVGTVPEELDVISRGIATAGGTPLAVAENGEPLGVIYLKDVVKAGMKERFDALRAMGIKTIMITGDNPLTAKAIAEEAGVDDFLAQATPEDKMALIKSEQEGGKLVAMTGDGTNDAPALAQADVGVAMNSGTQAAKEAANMVDLDSNPTKLIEVVEIGKQLLMTRGALTTFSIANDVAKYFAILPAMFVATYPELERLNILHLTNPQSAILASVIFNALIIIALIPLALRGVAYKPMSAAKTLQRNLLIYGLGGLLVPFPAIWLIDRLVVLLHLA, from the coding sequence ATGTCTACAAAGAAATCCTCGCTGCTCGATCCGACCATCGTGCGAGCTGCGCTCCGCGAGGCTCTTATCAAGCTCAACCCGCGCCTCGTGGCAAAGAATCCCGTGATGTTCGTCGTGGAGCTTGGCAGTGCTCTCTCCACTCTCTACTTTATCAAGGAGCTGGTCACGCATTCCGGGAACCCCGCCTTCACCGGCCAGGTCTCGCTCTGGCTCTGGTTTACCGTCCTCTTTGCCAACTTCGCCGAGGCGATGGCCGAAGGGCGCGGCAAGGCCCAGGCCGACTCGCTCCGAAAGACCAAGACACAGACCAGCGCACGCAAGCTCACCGGGGGCAAGGAGTCCAAGGTCAACGCCACAGAGCTACGCAAGGGCGATCTTGTGGTCTGTGAGGCGGGCGATCTGATCCCCGGCGATGGTATTGTCATGGAAGGAATCGCCAGTGTCGATGAGTCGGCGATCACGGGGGAGTCCGCGCCGGTTATTCGGGAGTCCGGCGGCGATAGAGATGCCGTGACCGGGGGGACGCGGGTCCTGTCCGACCGGATTGTGGTCCAGATCAGTGTCAATCCTGGCGAGGGCTTTATCGACCGGATGATCGCTCTGGTCGAGGGGGCACAGCGCCAAAAGACCCCCAATGAGATCGCGCTCTCGATCCTCTTGGCGGGCCTGACAATTGTCTTTCTGCTCGCCGTGGTGACCTTGCAGCCGCTCGCCCACTACTCGGTGCGCTCGGCAGGCCAGGGCCAGGTGCCGACCATCACGGTCCTGATCGCGCTTCTGGTCTGCCTGATCCCCACGACAATCGGGGGGCTGCTCTCCGCTATCGGGATTGCAGGCATGGACCGTGTGATGCAGCACAATGTGCTGGCGATGAGCGGCAAGGCGGTCGAGGCCGCGGGCGATGTGAACACGCTTCTCCTCGACAAGACCGGGACGATCACCTACGGGAACCGCCAGGCCGCTGAGTTTCTCCCTATTCCTGGCGTGACAATCGAGCGGCTCGCCCGCGCCGCGTATCTGTCAAGCCTCGCCGACGAGACCCCGGAGGGGCGCTCGATTGTTCAGCTCGCACGGGAAAAGTACGGTGTCCCCGACCAGGCTCTCCCCGACGCGGAGTTTGTCCCCTTTACCGCCCAGACCCGTATGAGCGGAGTCGATTCGGCGAGCTACACCGTCCGAAAAGGCGCGACCGACAGCATCAAGAAGCTTGTCGGCACGGTCCCCGAGGAGCTCGACGTGATCTCGCGCGGGATCGCCACGGCGGGTGGGACTCCCCTCGCGGTCGCGGAGAACGGCGAGCCACTTGGCGTGATCTACTTAAAAGACGTGGTCAAGGCCGGCATGAAGGAGCGCTTCGATGCCCTCCGTGCGATGGGGATCAAGACCATCATGATCACCGGCGACAACCCGCTCACCGCCAAGGCAATCGCCGAAGAGGCGGGAGTCGATGACTTCCTCGCCCAGGCCACCCCCGAGGATAAGATGGCCCTGATCAAGTCCGAGCAAGAAGGGGGCAAGCTAGTGGCGATGACCGGCGACGGTACCAACGACGCGCCTGCCCTTGCCCAGGCCGATGTGGGGGTCGCGATGAACTCGGGGACCCAAGCGGCAAAAGAAGCCGCCAATATGGTGGACCTCGACTCCAACCCGACCAAGCTCATCGAGGTGGTGGAGATCGGCAAGCAGCTTCTCATGACCCGCGGTGCCCTGACCACGTTCTCTATCGCCAACGATGTCGCCAAGTACTTCGCCATCCTGCCTGCGATGTTCGTGGCAACCTACCCGGAGCTAGAAAGACTCAATATCCTCCACCTCACCAACCCGCAGTCTGCGATCCTGGCGAGCGTCATCTTCAACGCGCTCATCATTATCGCCCTGATCCCGCTCGCGCTCCGTGGGGTCGCCTACAAGCCCATGAGCGCCGCAAAGACACTCCAGCGCAACCTCCTGATCTATGGCCTCGGAGGGCTCCTTGTCCCCTTCCCTGCCATCTGGCTCATCGACCGACTCGTGGTGCTGCTGCACCTGGCATAA
- the kdpC gene encoding potassium-transporting ATPase subunit KdpC: MKNQLRPALVSVALFTLVTGFLFPGAVTAVAALAFPKQAHGSLVVKAGKVIGSTLIGQNFTKPEYFHPRPSAAGNGFDGTSSGSTNLGPTSAKLRTQQTDLTSAYRTENTLDASGTVPVDAVTRSASGLDPHISPENALLQAARVAKARGKSLESVKALVAQHTEGRTFGVLGEPRVNVLALNLALDGLQ; encoded by the coding sequence ATGAAAAACCAACTCCGACCGGCGCTTGTCAGCGTCGCTCTCTTCACCCTCGTGACGGGATTTCTCTTCCCTGGCGCCGTTACAGCCGTCGCGGCCCTCGCCTTTCCGAAACAGGCACATGGGAGTCTCGTTGTCAAAGCCGGCAAGGTCATCGGCTCAACACTCATCGGGCAAAACTTCACGAAGCCCGAGTACTTCCACCCCAGGCCATCGGCGGCGGGTAACGGCTTCGATGGCACGAGCTCGGGCAGCACCAACCTTGGCCCCACCAGCGCCAAGCTGCGGACCCAACAGACGGACCTTACCAGCGCCTACCGTACCGAAAATACGCTTGATGCCAGCGGCACTGTCCCCGTGGATGCGGTCACACGCTCCGCCTCCGGGCTCGATCCGCACATCTCCCCCGAGAACGCGCTCCTCCAAGCCGCGCGGGTGGCAAAAGCACGGGGCAAGAGCCTCGAGTCTGTCAAGGCGCTGGTGGCTCAGCACACGGAGGGCCGGACGTTTGGAGTGCTTGGGGAGCCGCGCGTGAATGTCCTGGCGCTCAATCTCGCCCTCGACGGACTACAATAG
- a CDS encoding DUF2294 domain-containing protein, which produces MPKTKGELESEAASATVKFQREQQGRGPTDVRATLVGELLLVRSSGIFTPTEAHLAVSDEGRKLIKSARIELRSINHGEIEAILSDLARSVVVRSYYDLNVEAAEQVEVYIFAENIEKRLLAPH; this is translated from the coding sequence ATGCCCAAGACCAAAGGCGAGCTGGAGTCAGAAGCGGCCAGCGCGACTGTCAAGTTTCAGCGTGAGCAGCAGGGCCGTGGCCCCACCGATGTGCGCGCGACCCTGGTCGGGGAGCTGCTCCTGGTGCGCTCCAGCGGGATCTTCACCCCCACCGAGGCGCATCTGGCAGTCTCCGACGAGGGCCGCAAGCTGATCAAGTCCGCCCGGATCGAGCTGCGGAGCATCAACCACGGTGAGATCGAGGCGATCCTCTCCGACCTCGCGCGGAGCGTCGTGGTGCGCAGCTACTACGACCTCAATGTCGAGGCCGCCGAGCAGGTCGAGGTCTATATCTTCGCGGAGAACATAGAAAAAAGACTGCTTGCACCCCACTGA
- a CDS encoding universal stress protein, with product MDLGVGSTPRGRHKIFLGFAAGVGKTCEMLSEANRRRERGQEVVIGYLETHGRAGTEALIGELPCVPRRQQAYKGSTFEEMDTEAILARPPQCVLVDELAHTNVPGSPRAKRWQDVEVLLAAGINVLSTLNVQHLESLNDTVLEITGVRVRETVPDHVLRDADEVQMIDITPRALVNRLERGDIYKPEKVAQARQNWFREGNLNALREIALREIAQEVDDELETYRRERRIAQPWATHDRIMVCLSPTQSSLRILRRGWRIARRLKGELVAVYVEARPPRPQEQAILKADFAVADQLQIPVVTLQGSDVAAELVRYAREKSVTQVVLGHSDRSHWQELLRGSIVNRLTRELRSIDLLIMANSTQATQEAL from the coding sequence ATGGACCTGGGTGTGGGAAGCACGCCGCGCGGGCGGCACAAGATCTTTCTGGGCTTCGCGGCAGGTGTCGGCAAGACCTGCGAGATGCTCTCGGAGGCCAACCGGCGGCGGGAGCGCGGCCAGGAGGTGGTGATTGGCTACCTGGAGACCCACGGCCGCGCTGGCACCGAGGCGCTGATCGGGGAGCTTCCCTGTGTCCCGCGCCGCCAGCAGGCCTACAAGGGGAGCACCTTTGAGGAGATGGACACGGAGGCGATCCTGGCCCGCCCACCGCAGTGCGTTCTCGTCGATGAGCTGGCCCATACCAATGTCCCCGGAAGCCCCCGCGCCAAGCGCTGGCAAGATGTGGAGGTGCTCCTCGCGGCAGGAATCAATGTCCTCTCGACCCTCAATGTCCAGCACCTGGAGAGCCTCAACGACACGGTCTTGGAGATCACGGGAGTGCGCGTCCGGGAGACCGTCCCCGACCACGTCCTACGCGATGCCGACGAGGTCCAGATGATCGATATCACGCCCCGTGCGCTGGTCAACCGCCTGGAGCGCGGCGATATCTACAAGCCCGAGAAAGTGGCGCAGGCCCGACAGAACTGGTTTCGGGAGGGGAACCTCAATGCCCTGCGGGAGATCGCGCTCCGGGAGATCGCGCAAGAGGTTGATGACGAGCTAGAGACCTACCGGCGCGAGCGTCGGATCGCCCAGCCCTGGGCCACCCACGACCGGATCATGGTCTGCCTCTCCCCGACCCAGTCGTCGCTGCGGATCCTGCGGCGGGGCTGGCGGATCGCCCGGCGGCTGAAAGGCGAGCTGGTGGCGGTCTATGTCGAGGCGCGGCCCCCACGGCCGCAGGAGCAAGCGATCCTCAAGGCGGACTTTGCGGTCGCCGACCAGCTCCAGATTCCGGTCGTGACCCTCCAGGGCTCGGATGTGGCGGCGGAGCTGGTGCGGTATGCTCGGGAGAAGAGTGTGACTCAGGTGGTCCTGGGGCACTCGGACCGCTCGCACTGGCAGGAGCTCCTGCGCGGCAGTATCGTCAATCGCCTGACCCGTGAGCTACGCTCCATCGACCTTCTCATCATGGCAAACAGTACACAAGCAACTCAGGAGGCGCTCTAA